One genomic window of Motacilla alba alba isolate MOTALB_02 chromosome 3, Motacilla_alba_V1.0_pri, whole genome shotgun sequence includes the following:
- the MCFD2 gene encoding multiple coagulation factor deficiency protein 2 isoform X1 — MGAERAGQRRVRGDPGMVSREWWPARAQPSARGTAETRPRKITMAQRMFRTHLLFCFAMAAFFISALAEEHAGESQHPNIRLDKNLVQDKEHIMEHLEGVIEKPESEMSPQELQLHYFKMHDYDGNNLLDGLELATAISHVHKEEGGEHTQAMKEEELISLIDDVLRDDDKNNDGYIDYAEFAKSLE; from the exons ATGGGCGCAGAGCgggcggggcagcgccgggtCAGGGGTGATCCTGGGATGGTGTCCCGGGAATGGTGGCCAGCCCGCGCCCAGCCCTCAGCCCGCGGCACGGCGGAGACCCGCCCGAGG aAGATCACAATGGCCCAGAGGATGTTTAGAACACATTTGCTATTCTGCTTTGCTATGGCTGCATTCTTCATATCTGCCCTAGCTGAGGAACACGCAGGAGAGAGTCAACATCCAAATATTCGCCTTGATAAGAATTTGGTACAAGATAAAGA acACATCATGGAACACCTGGAAGGTGTTATCGAGAAACCAGAATCTGAGATGTCTCCACAAGAGTTGCAGCTCCATTACTTCAAAATGCATGATTATGATGGCAATAATTTGCTAGATGGGTTAGAACTTGCTACTGCTATCTCACATGTCCACAAAGAG gaAGGTGGTGAGCATACCCAAGCAATGAAGGAAGAAGAACTCATTAGTCTAATAGATGATGTCTTGAGGGATGATGACAAGAACAATGACGGATACATTGACTATGCAGAATTTGCAAAATCACTGGAATAA
- the MCFD2 gene encoding multiple coagulation factor deficiency protein 2 isoform X2, which produces MEHLEGVIEKPESEMSPQELQLHYFKMHDYDGNNLLDGLELATAISHVHKEEGGEHTQAMKEEELISLIDDVLRDDDKNNDGYIDYAEFAKSLE; this is translated from the exons ATGGAACACCTGGAAGGTGTTATCGAGAAACCAGAATCTGAGATGTCTCCACAAGAGTTGCAGCTCCATTACTTCAAAATGCATGATTATGATGGCAATAATTTGCTAGATGGGTTAGAACTTGCTACTGCTATCTCACATGTCCACAAAGAG gaAGGTGGTGAGCATACCCAAGCAATGAAGGAAGAAGAACTCATTAGTCTAATAGATGATGTCTTGAGGGATGATGACAAGAACAATGACGGATACATTGACTATGCAGAATTTGCAAAATCACTGGAATAA